The following coding sequences lie in one Synechococcus sp. CC9902 genomic window:
- a CDS encoding P-II family nitrogen regulator, translated as MKKVEAIIRPFKLEDVKVALVEAGIIGMTVSEVRGFGRQKGQVERYRGSEFTVEFLQKLKIEVVVESNRVDEVVTAIADAARTGEIGDGKIFISSVESVVRIRTGDRDGTAL; from the coding sequence ATGAAAAAGGTTGAAGCAATTATTCGCCCCTTCAAATTGGAAGACGTCAAGGTGGCGTTAGTGGAAGCCGGCATCATCGGCATGACCGTCAGCGAAGTCCGTGGTTTTGGCCGTCAAAAAGGGCAAGTGGAGCGCTACCGCGGCTCGGAATTCACTGTGGAATTCCTTCAAAAGCTGAAAATTGAAGTGGTCGTTGAATCCAACCGTGTCGATGAGGTGGTCACCGCCATCGCTGATGCAGCCCGCACCGGAGAGATCGGCGACGGCAAGATCTTCATTTCATCTGTGGAGTCTGTGGTTCGCATCCGCACGGGAGATCGCGACGGCACAGCCCTCTAA
- the queF gene encoding preQ(1) synthase codes for MTGAASQQQTETPLYGERAIDEAELICFDNPRPGRAYEVSIELPEFTCKCPFSGYPDFAVLRLIYQPGPRVVELKAIKLYVNSYRDRSISHEEVSNRIVDDLVAACDPVWLQLEADFNPRGNVHTVVRVSHGTRQPC; via the coding sequence TTGACTGGAGCCGCATCTCAACAACAGACCGAGACGCCCCTGTATGGAGAACGGGCGATTGACGAGGCTGAGCTGATTTGTTTTGACAACCCTCGGCCTGGTCGTGCCTATGAAGTGAGCATTGAGTTGCCGGAATTCACCTGTAAATGTCCCTTTTCCGGCTACCCAGACTTTGCAGTCCTCCGGCTCATTTACCAGCCGGGTCCCCGCGTGGTGGAGCTCAAGGCGATCAAGTTGTATGTGAACAGCTATCGAGATCGATCGATCTCCCATGAGGAGGTATCCAATCGGATCGTTGATGATTTGGTGGCCGCCTGTGATCCTGTTTGGTTGCAGTTGGAAGCAGACTTCAATCCAAGGGGCAACGTCCATACGGTCGTACGCGTTAGCCATGGCACCCGTCAGCCCTGCTGA
- a CDS encoding cytochrome c biogenesis protein ResB encodes MKRLIAWLSDLRVAIVLLFLIALASAVGTAIPQGDAPRSYVEAYATRPWLGLLNGEQVLQLQLDHVYSSVWFLSLLAWLGLALILCSWRRQWPALQAARRWIDYSNPRQLSKLAIAESLPCTDSNSALQAFSTVLSQQGWRLERKDNRLAARKGTAGRVGPLLVHTGLILLMLGAVWGVLAGNRLERFLAPGRTLDLLSRDGDSQVSILLEAFQVDRDPAGRAEQFRSQLHLEENGNSLDREISVNHPLRHRGITIYQADWSLAAITLQIGRSPQLQLALRSFPELGEQVWGLVLPTRPDGSEPVFLSVENEQGPINIFDTDGTLLTLLRPGGPAVDVKGLPMRVNSVLPASGLLLKRDPGVPLVYLGFAVMLIGGGLSLIATRQLWAIASEGQLHVGGLCNRNLTAFSKELPSLLRQTALAHQQG; translated from the coding sequence ATGAAACGCCTGATTGCCTGGCTTTCGGACCTTCGGGTTGCGATCGTGCTGCTGTTCTTGATCGCTCTCGCCAGCGCCGTTGGCACCGCAATTCCACAAGGGGATGCTCCACGCAGCTATGTGGAGGCCTACGCCACGCGGCCTTGGCTCGGATTACTCAACGGAGAGCAGGTCCTTCAGCTTCAGCTCGACCATGTGTATTCCAGCGTTTGGTTTCTGTCTCTCCTCGCATGGCTCGGCTTGGCGCTGATTCTGTGCAGCTGGCGACGCCAATGGCCGGCTCTGCAGGCTGCAAGGCGATGGATTGATTACAGCAACCCTCGCCAGCTCAGCAAACTCGCCATTGCAGAAAGCCTTCCTTGTACAGATTCCAACTCAGCACTTCAAGCCTTTTCAACGGTTTTAAGCCAACAGGGCTGGCGCCTCGAGCGCAAAGACAACCGCCTTGCAGCCCGTAAAGGCACCGCAGGACGGGTTGGTCCCTTGCTGGTGCACACCGGTTTAATCCTGCTGATGCTGGGGGCTGTTTGGGGAGTCCTGGCAGGAAATCGCCTGGAACGGTTCCTCGCCCCAGGCCGCACCCTGGACCTACTAAGCCGCGATGGTGACTCCCAGGTATCGATTCTCTTGGAAGCCTTTCAAGTGGACCGCGACCCTGCTGGACGGGCTGAACAATTTCGCTCTCAGTTGCACCTCGAGGAAAACGGAAACTCGCTCGATCGCGAAATCAGCGTGAACCATCCTCTGCGACATCGGGGAATCACCATTTATCAAGCGGATTGGTCGCTCGCCGCGATCACCCTTCAAATCGGCCGAAGCCCACAATTACAGCTTGCGCTCCGCAGCTTCCCTGAGCTCGGCGAACAAGTGTGGGGACTCGTCTTACCGACTCGACCGGATGGAAGCGAACCCGTGTTTTTGAGTGTTGAAAACGAGCAGGGACCGATCAATATTTTTGACACTGACGGCACACTGCTCACGCTGCTACGCCCCGGCGGGCCAGCCGTGGACGTGAAGGGTTTACCGATGCGGGTGAATTCTGTTCTTCCAGCAAGTGGCTTGTTACTCAAGCGTGATCCAGGCGTGCCATTGGTGTATTTGGGCTTCGCCGTGATGCTCATCGGAGGCGGACTCAGTTTGATTGCAACGCGTCAACTGTGGGCTATTGCCAGTGAAGGTCAGCTGCACGTAGGTGGCCTTTGCAATCGCAACCTCACCGCCTTTTCCAAGGAATTACCAAGCCTGCTCAGGCAAACAGCATTGGCCCATCAGCAGGGCTGA
- a CDS encoding cytochrome c biogenesis CcdA family protein has product MAQRSEALLSSALANPGPLTIALVFGGGALTSLGPCSLSLLPVTLAYLAGFEDGRTPWQRSLAFCCGIVGALVVLGSLSGLLGKIYGQMPALVPSLVAILAVAMGLNLLGLLRIPLPAGPDPNSWRNKVPAPFAPVAAGLAFGVAASPCTTPVVAVLLGWIAQSGRPLVGVALLTSFGIGQVLPLLVAGTFAASVPNLLKLRPIGRWVPPISGVVLLTTGLLTLLARWS; this is encoded by the coding sequence ATGGCCCAGCGCAGTGAAGCGCTTTTGAGCAGTGCGTTAGCGAACCCTGGCCCACTCACCATCGCGCTTGTCTTCGGCGGCGGGGCATTAACAAGCTTGGGACCCTGCTCGCTCTCGCTTCTTCCCGTAACGCTGGCATACCTGGCGGGTTTCGAAGACGGACGCACACCATGGCAACGCAGCTTGGCTTTTTGCTGTGGAATCGTTGGCGCACTCGTTGTGCTGGGGAGCTTGAGTGGACTGCTAGGAAAGATTTACGGCCAAATGCCAGCGTTGGTGCCGAGTCTGGTGGCCATTCTTGCGGTTGCCATGGGCTTAAATCTGCTGGGCCTCCTACGCATTCCCCTTCCTGCTGGACCTGATCCAAACAGTTGGCGCAACAAAGTTCCTGCCCCTTTTGCACCAGTGGCAGCGGGCCTGGCTTTCGGCGTTGCAGCCTCACCCTGCACCACACCAGTGGTCGCTGTTCTTCTTGGTTGGATTGCCCAGAGCGGTCGACCGTTAGTGGGGGTAGCGTTATTGACAAGTTTCGGCATCGGTCAAGTACTGCCCTTACTCGTTGCAGGAACGTTCGCGGCCAGCGTTCCAAACCTGCTTAAACTTCGACCCATTGGACGATGGGTGCCTCCCATCAGTGGAGTCGTTCTTCTCACAACAGGTCTGCTCACTCTGCTTGCACGCTGGAGCTGA
- a CDS encoding FtsW/RodA/SpoVE family cell cycle protein: MLNASASRRRSVSRQRVKQEQVGLFQRLMPLPWQLWPAEARLLVGLAAFWSVAGLVVLASASWWVALREMGDGAFYVKRQTIWLLASWSLLGLTVSIDLRRLLKWAGPGLWMGCILIAATLVMGTTVNGASRWLVVGPLQIQPSELVKPFVVLQAANLFAPWTRMNIDQKLLWLASFGGLLLLILKQPNLSTAALMGLTLWMVALAAGLRWRSLLGTAFAGGALGTASILINEYQRLRVVSFLDPWNDPMGDGYQLVQSLLAIGSGGVMGQGYGLSTQKLQYLPIQSTDFIYAVFAEEFGFVGSLMLLLFLMLVAWVGLRVALRCRSNQARLVAIGCCTILVGQSILNIAVASGAMPTTGLPLPMISYGGNSLMSSLVIMGLLIRCSLESTELIGRRSNGPLRTI; the protein is encoded by the coding sequence TTGCTGAACGCTTCTGCCTCACGTCGTCGTTCTGTATCGCGCCAGCGGGTGAAGCAAGAACAGGTTGGACTCTTTCAACGCTTGATGCCACTTCCCTGGCAACTGTGGCCAGCAGAAGCGCGGCTACTCGTTGGTCTGGCTGCGTTTTGGAGCGTGGCAGGCTTGGTGGTGTTGGCATCCGCCAGCTGGTGGGTGGCGCTGCGGGAGATGGGCGATGGCGCTTTCTACGTGAAGCGCCAAACGATCTGGCTGCTCGCCAGCTGGAGCCTGCTAGGCCTCACGGTGAGCATCGATCTGCGGCGACTGCTGAAGTGGGCGGGGCCAGGGCTGTGGATGGGCTGCATCCTGATCGCCGCCACCCTCGTAATGGGCACCACCGTGAATGGAGCTAGCCGCTGGCTGGTGGTGGGCCCGCTGCAGATCCAGCCCTCGGAACTGGTGAAACCCTTTGTGGTGCTGCAGGCCGCCAACCTGTTTGCCCCCTGGACACGGATGAACATCGACCAGAAGTTGCTCTGGCTGGCGAGCTTCGGGGGGTTGCTGTTGCTGATCTTGAAACAGCCCAACCTGTCCACCGCTGCACTAATGGGCTTAACCCTTTGGATGGTGGCCCTTGCGGCTGGGCTGCGTTGGCGCAGCCTGCTGGGAACTGCCTTTGCCGGCGGAGCGCTCGGCACCGCCAGCATCTTGATTAATGAATACCAACGGCTGCGGGTGGTGTCGTTCCTCGACCCCTGGAACGACCCGATGGGTGATGGCTATCAACTGGTACAAAGCCTTTTGGCCATCGGCTCCGGCGGGGTGATGGGTCAGGGCTACGGGCTGTCCACCCAAAAACTGCAATACCTACCAATTCAAAGCACTGATTTCATCTATGCGGTTTTTGCAGAAGAATTCGGCTTCGTGGGATCGCTGATGTTGCTGCTGTTCCTGATGCTGGTGGCCTGGGTGGGCCTACGGGTGGCGTTGCGCTGCCGCAGCAACCAAGCGCGACTGGTGGCCATTGGCTGCTGCACGATCTTGGTGGGGCAATCGATCCTCAACATCGCCGTGGCCTCTGGAGCCATGCCCACCACAGGCCTGCCGCTACCGATGATTAGCTACGGCGGCAATTCGCTGATGTCCAGCCTGGTGATCATGGGGCTGTTGATCCGCTGCTCCTTGGAATCGACAGAATTAATCGGACGCCGTTCAAACGGTCCACTTAGAACGATTTAG
- a CDS encoding TlyA family RNA methyltransferase, with translation MASKQRLDLELVARGLVASRQQAQQLIRAGKVRDGAGTVLDKPGHDVKDTLQLQVEHPPRFVSRGGEKLLAGLAAFPISVQERICLDGGISTGGFTDCLLQHGAKRVYGVDVGYGQTAWSLRTDDRVVLRERTNLRHLQPEALYGEADPWPTLAVTDVSFISLRLILPALRRLLHGSDAEALVLVKPQFEVGRDRVGRGGVVRDPVAHCDAIEMVITAAEELDWFAQGIVASPITGPAGNHEYVLWLGANRTAPEYDLQRLVKSTLQ, from the coding sequence ATGGCGTCAAAACAGCGTCTCGATTTAGAACTTGTGGCCCGAGGTTTGGTGGCCTCCCGGCAGCAGGCGCAGCAGCTGATCCGTGCTGGCAAGGTGCGCGATGGAGCGGGCACTGTTTTGGATAAGCCCGGTCACGACGTAAAGGACACGCTGCAGCTCCAGGTGGAGCATCCGCCACGGTTTGTGTCGCGCGGTGGTGAGAAATTGCTGGCGGGGCTAGCTGCATTCCCGATTTCGGTGCAGGAACGCATCTGCCTGGATGGCGGTATCTCTACCGGTGGTTTCACCGACTGTTTGCTGCAGCACGGTGCCAAACGGGTGTATGGCGTGGATGTGGGGTATGGACAAACGGCTTGGAGCTTGCGCACCGACGATCGGGTGGTCTTGCGGGAGCGGACCAACCTGCGTCACTTACAGCCCGAGGCCTTGTACGGCGAGGCAGATCCTTGGCCCACGCTGGCGGTGACGGATGTGTCGTTTATTTCCCTGCGGTTGATCCTGCCGGCTTTACGTCGCTTGCTTCACGGTTCTGATGCAGAAGCGCTCGTGCTGGTGAAGCCGCAATTTGAGGTGGGCCGTGATCGGGTCGGACGGGGTGGGGTGGTGCGTGATCCGGTGGCCCACTGCGATGCGATCGAGATGGTGATCACCGCTGCAGAAGAGCTTGATTGGTTCGCCCAAGGGATCGTCGCCTCTCCGATTACGGGTCCGGCTGGTAACCATGAATATGTGCTCTGGCTCGGAGCCAACCGCACCGCTCCTGAATACGATCTCCAGCGCTTGGTGAAGTCAACGCTTCAGTGA
- a CDS encoding phycobilisome linker polypeptide, with protein sequence MRLFKVTACIPSPEKVRAQRELQNTFFTKWVPYDSWFAEQQRIQKQGGRIIKVELCTGGRQVNVGN encoded by the coding sequence ATGCGGTTGTTCAAAGTCACCGCTTGCATCCCCAGCCCTGAAAAGGTTCGGGCGCAGCGAGAACTACAAAACACCTTCTTTACGAAGTGGGTCCCCTACGACAGCTGGTTCGCTGAACAACAGCGCATCCAAAAGCAAGGGGGACGCATTATCAAGGTGGAACTCTGCACCGGAGGCCGACAAGTAAACGTCGGCAACTAA
- the apcB gene encoding allophycocyanin subunit beta: MQDAITNVINKSDVQGLYLDTASMTNLESYFASGELRVRAAATISANASAIIRDAVAKALLYSDITRPGGNMYTTRRYAACIRDLDYYLRYSTYAMLAGDTSILDERVLNGLKETYNSLGVPIGATVQAIQAMKEVTAGLVGPDAGKEMGVYFDYICSGLGN; this comes from the coding sequence ATGCAAGACGCCATCACCAACGTCATCAATAAGTCCGACGTCCAAGGCTTGTACTTGGACACGGCCTCGATGACCAATCTCGAGTCCTATTTCGCCAGCGGTGAGCTGCGGGTTCGGGCTGCTGCCACGATCAGCGCCAACGCTTCCGCGATCATTCGCGACGCTGTCGCCAAGGCGCTGTTGTACTCAGACATCACCCGTCCGGGTGGAAACATGTACACCACCCGTCGCTATGCAGCTTGCATTCGCGATCTGGACTATTACCTGCGCTACTCCACCTACGCCATGCTGGCCGGCGACACCTCCATCCTCGATGAGCGTGTGTTGAATGGCCTCAAAGAGACCTACAACTCCCTCGGCGTTCCCATTGGTGCCACCGTTCAGGCCATTCAGGCCATGAAAGAGGTCACCGCAGGCCTAGTCGGCCCCGATGCGGGCAAGGAGATGGGTGTGTACTTCGACTACATCTGTTCCGGCCTCGGCAACTGA
- a CDS encoding allophycocyanin subunit alpha, which yields MSIVSNSIINADAEARYLSPGELDQIKAFVTGGQRRLRVAQVLCESRERIVKQAGGQLFQKRPDVISPGGNAYGEEMTATCLRDMDYYLRLVTYGIVAGDVTPIEEIGVIGAKELYRSLGTPLEAMAEAVREMKNVAMGLLTGSDADEAGTYFDYVVGALA from the coding sequence ATGAGCATCGTCTCCAACTCGATCATCAACGCGGACGCCGAAGCCCGCTATCTAAGCCCTGGCGAACTCGACCAGATCAAGGCTTTCGTAACTGGCGGTCAGCGCCGTTTACGGGTAGCTCAGGTTCTGTGCGAAAGCCGCGAGCGCATTGTTAAGCAGGCCGGCGGCCAGCTTTTCCAGAAGCGTCCTGACGTCATTTCTCCCGGCGGAAACGCCTACGGCGAAGAAATGACTGCCACATGCCTGCGCGACATGGATTACTACCTGCGCCTGGTGACTTACGGCATCGTTGCTGGCGACGTCACACCGATCGAAGAGATCGGTGTGATTGGCGCCAAGGAGCTTTACCGCTCTTTGGGCACGCCTTTAGAAGCAATGGCAGAGGCCGTGCGTGAAATGAAGAATGTCGCCATGGGTCTTCTGACCGGCTCTGACGCCGATGAAGCAGGTACCTACTTCGACTACGTGGTGGGCGCCCTCGCCTGA
- a CDS encoding phycobilisome rod-core linker polypeptide has protein sequence MTVTASSGSPRVSPQLFDTLPLSSVRQAEQQDRFPDSVELSTLVTFFRSGQDRLEAARIMAANAEAIVARAANRIFVGGTPLSFLDSPLTTGEAIRTTDATPLASDQAAFQDSVRTFTGDSDSTKSGNFLSRLLDGAGGDADVRVVLPTGFNAISVAKYGPAFMRKSVRDMGWFLRYLGYALVAGDPSILAVNTRGLRDILQANCSLAATNVALQEMRAASALLLKDRPEARQLAIDCFNVLLKELSIATPSTRQRLGSKVQQGLQLPAIYALASEGSQRFEMRPGLSGAEKAEIIRAAFRQVFERDIAKGYSQNPCSVEASQVVQGQISMREYVRALGRSKEYRQQFHDRFVNSRVVELAYRHFLGRGISSIEEFRKSFAILSAQGLNGLVDVLVNSAEYAQNFGEEMVPYLRELGEEAQESAGWGSNRKLFNFSAPFEGAPQYITLYASYRQPFADQHVYGGSNDPVGNQYGAIFPSGTASVRTRPAPYGYDSRRLLVSNGMASPGQMNSTQFRNSRPRKVGPRVMRLQQIATGGSVNPKRGGQPSVRNTESSTQAVINAVYVQVLGNAGYAGERLTSAEARLENGDICLREFVRSVARSDAFRRRYWSGLYIIKAIEVMHRRLLGRPTFGRWEIDALFDTAARHGFYGVVDALVNGEEYKDCFGEDTVPYERFITPKDLNVRRTATLTRDVKQFGYDSSSFVLGSRPDASTTQVFRGSGDVTRRNLASAAKSSSADWTSLARNFRQGEDLQSSLRLIRLGEPIGGGRSTRGFGLSKTRSTSSAPPLTPMTGALSAISGADGYRLRSSLPTNLRLNRPCSESDLRSIIDATYKQVLNRVPLQDERLIEAESRLRNSDTSLNQFVEEIAMSDAFQTRLFNMAPLRAASAATLALLGRAAAPAEVSRFLTIRAQAGQPAAVKELLEKRPDGDTVPRMDGMNTRAGVSQATLQRTAALYRGNAAINPSTEDAI, from the coding sequence ATGACAGTGACCGCCAGCAGCGGCAGCCCGCGCGTGTCTCCTCAGCTGTTCGACACCCTGCCGCTCTCCAGCGTTCGTCAGGCTGAACAGCAGGACCGCTTCCCTGATTCAGTCGAGCTGTCCACGCTGGTGACCTTTTTCCGGAGCGGCCAAGACCGGCTGGAAGCCGCCCGAATCATGGCGGCCAATGCAGAAGCGATCGTGGCGCGAGCAGCCAATCGCATTTTTGTTGGCGGCACACCACTGTCGTTTTTGGATTCACCTCTCACCACGGGTGAGGCCATTCGAACCACCGATGCAACCCCACTTGCCTCGGACCAAGCCGCATTCCAAGACTCAGTTCGCACCTTTACGGGCGATAGCGACAGCACGAAAAGTGGGAATTTTCTCAGCCGATTACTCGATGGCGCCGGGGGAGATGCGGATGTGCGCGTCGTCCTGCCCACTGGTTTCAACGCCATCAGCGTTGCGAAGTACGGTCCCGCCTTCATGCGCAAATCCGTGCGGGATATGGGCTGGTTCCTGCGCTACCTGGGCTATGCCCTCGTGGCTGGAGATCCCAGCATCCTTGCGGTGAACACCAGGGGGCTGCGCGACATCCTGCAGGCAAACTGCTCGTTGGCTGCGACCAACGTTGCCCTTCAGGAGATGCGGGCTGCATCAGCGCTTCTTTTGAAAGATCGGCCAGAAGCACGCCAATTGGCGATCGACTGTTTCAACGTGTTGTTGAAAGAGCTATCGATTGCCACACCGAGCACCCGGCAGCGACTGGGAAGCAAGGTTCAGCAGGGATTACAACTACCTGCCATCTATGCGTTGGCCTCCGAAGGAAGCCAACGTTTCGAAATGCGGCCTGGCTTATCAGGAGCAGAAAAGGCGGAGATCATCCGTGCGGCCTTCCGCCAAGTGTTTGAGCGGGATATCGCCAAGGGATATTCCCAAAATCCTTGCTCTGTGGAAGCCAGCCAGGTTGTCCAGGGCCAGATTTCCATGCGCGAATACGTACGCGCCCTTGGTCGTAGCAAAGAATATCGACAGCAATTTCACGATCGGTTTGTGAACAGCCGTGTGGTGGAGCTGGCCTATCGCCACTTCCTCGGTCGTGGGATTAGCTCGATCGAAGAGTTCAGAAAATCCTTTGCAATCCTCAGCGCCCAGGGCCTGAATGGTTTGGTCGATGTTTTGGTGAACTCCGCCGAATACGCCCAAAATTTTGGCGAAGAAATGGTTCCTTACCTTCGCGAACTTGGCGAGGAAGCCCAGGAAAGCGCTGGTTGGGGCTCTAACCGCAAATTGTTCAACTTCAGTGCACCGTTTGAAGGGGCACCGCAGTACATCACTCTGTACGCGTCCTACCGCCAACCCTTCGCCGATCAGCACGTCTACGGAGGCAGCAACGATCCTGTCGGGAATCAGTACGGCGCCATCTTCCCCAGTGGAACAGCGTCGGTCCGCACACGGCCCGCGCCCTATGGCTATGACAGCCGTCGCCTGCTGGTGAGCAACGGCATGGCCTCTCCCGGGCAGATGAACAGCACCCAGTTCCGAAATAGCCGACCCCGCAAGGTTGGCCCACGGGTGATGCGTCTCCAACAGATTGCCACCGGTGGTTCCGTCAATCCAAAACGTGGAGGGCAACCCAGCGTTCGAAATACGGAGTCCAGCACCCAAGCCGTGATCAATGCGGTGTACGTCCAGGTTTTAGGAAATGCTGGTTACGCCGGCGAACGGCTGACTTCAGCGGAAGCTCGCCTTGAAAACGGAGACATTTGTCTTCGTGAGTTTGTCCGAAGCGTGGCCCGCTCTGATGCATTCCGGCGCCGCTACTGGAGTGGCCTCTACATCATCAAGGCGATTGAAGTCATGCATCGGCGCCTCCTCGGACGGCCAACCTTTGGACGCTGGGAAATTGATGCCTTGTTTGATACAGCCGCACGCCATGGGTTCTATGGCGTGGTGGATGCACTCGTCAACGGCGAGGAATACAAGGATTGCTTCGGGGAAGACACCGTTCCGTACGAACGCTTCATCACCCCGAAAGACTTGAATGTGAGACGAACCGCCACGCTCACGCGCGACGTGAAGCAATTCGGTTACGACAGCTCGTCGTTCGTCCTGGGAAGTCGCCCTGATGCGAGCACCACACAAGTGTTTCGAGGCAGCGGTGACGTCACACGACGGAATTTGGCCAGCGCAGCCAAAAGTTCCAGCGCTGATTGGACGAGCCTTGCCCGTAACTTCAGGCAAGGCGAAGACCTGCAGTCAAGCCTTCGCTTGATTCGCCTCGGCGAACCGATTGGAGGTGGCCGATCAACGCGTGGTTTTGGGCTCTCGAAAACGAGATCGACATCCTCAGCACCACCACTCACCCCGATGACTGGGGCTCTATCTGCTATCTCCGGCGCAGATGGCTACCGACTCCGCTCAAGCCTGCCAACAAATCTTCGGTTAAATCGGCCTTGCTCCGAAAGTGATTTGCGATCAATCATTGATGCCACTTACAAGCAAGTTCTCAACCGAGTTCCGCTACAAGATGAGCGTTTGATTGAAGCGGAATCAAGACTCCGCAACAGCGACACATCGCTGAATCAATTCGTTGAAGAAATCGCCATGAGTGATGCCTTCCAGACGAGGCTGTTCAACATGGCGCCCCTGAGAGCAGCGTCAGCGGCAACGTTGGCTCTGCTTGGTCGAGCCGCGGCCCCTGCAGAGGTGAGCCGTTTTCTCACGATCCGAGCTCAAGCGGGTCAACCCGCTGCCGTTAAGGAACTACTCGAGAAGCGACCTGATGGGGACACCGTTCCACGCATGGATGGCATGAATACCCGTGCAGGCGTGAGCCAAGCAACTCTGCAGCGAACAGCTGCGCTGTATCGCGGTAACGCCGCGATCAATCCGTCCACGGAGGACGCGATCTAA
- a CDS encoding class I SAM-dependent methyltransferase, whose protein sequence is MLGSIAEWLMKEVQPSDAATPVVSAFYDRFPFPGDPLQDGPPPGYNWRWCHRSVLASVHGVIPAGQQQPRILDAGCGTGVSTDYLCHLNPGAEVVAVDISDGALAVARERLERSEARQGVRSLRQEQRSLLDLGDETPFDYINSVGVLHHLREPEAGLAALADLLAPQGLLHLFLYADAGRWEIHRTQKALTLLQAGTGGDGLRLGRNLFETLPESNRLRRHHEQRWSVDCAPDANFADMYLHPQETSYNLERLFAFIETAGLQFAGFSNPELWDPARLLNGELLERAQALPVSQQWCLIEQLDPDISHFEFFLSKAPITKSSRTDDELAAAKGLRQPCLWGEPDPILGRNMEPIQLSDAAKDLLRCVDAQPDAALGSMGSPDLLRDLVDRQILLLRE, encoded by the coding sequence ATGCTCGGCAGCATTGCTGAATGGCTGATGAAAGAAGTCCAACCCAGTGATGCCGCCACTCCAGTGGTGAGTGCTTTTTATGACCGCTTCCCCTTCCCTGGGGATCCGCTTCAGGATGGTCCACCTCCTGGGTACAACTGGCGTTGGTGCCACCGCAGCGTGTTGGCCTCCGTGCATGGCGTGATCCCAGCGGGGCAGCAGCAGCCACGCATCCTTGACGCGGGTTGTGGCACCGGCGTCAGCACGGATTATTTGTGCCACCTCAATCCTGGCGCTGAGGTTGTTGCTGTTGATATCAGCGATGGAGCCTTGGCGGTGGCGCGGGAGCGCCTGGAACGCTCCGAAGCTCGTCAGGGTGTTCGTTCGTTAAGGCAAGAGCAGCGCAGTCTTTTGGATTTGGGAGATGAAACGCCCTTCGATTACATCAACTCTGTTGGCGTGCTGCACCATCTTCGGGAGCCAGAAGCAGGGCTTGCCGCCCTTGCAGACCTCCTCGCTCCCCAGGGACTTCTTCATCTATTTCTATATGCCGATGCAGGGCGCTGGGAAATCCACCGCACTCAAAAAGCACTGACACTGCTTCAGGCCGGAACCGGCGGAGATGGCCTGCGTTTGGGCCGGAACTTGTTCGAGACTTTGCCTGAATCCAATCGGTTGCGTCGTCACCATGAGCAGCGCTGGTCTGTCGACTGTGCTCCCGATGCCAATTTTGCCGACATGTATCTCCACCCACAGGAGACCAGCTACAACCTCGAACGTTTGTTTGCGTTCATCGAAACCGCAGGCTTGCAGTTCGCTGGTTTCTCGAATCCAGAGCTTTGGGATCCAGCTCGGTTGCTGAACGGTGAGCTGTTGGAGAGGGCCCAAGCGTTACCCGTCTCTCAGCAGTGGTGCTTGATCGAGCAACTCGATCCAGACATCAGCCATTTCGAGTTTTTCCTGTCGAAGGCTCCCATCACCAAGAGTTCTCGAACCGACGACGAGCTGGCTGCAGCAAAAGGCCTCCGGCAGCCTTGCTTGTGGGGAGAGCCGGATCCCATTCTTGGCCGGAATATGGAACCAATCCAGCTCAGCGATGCAGCGAAAGATTTGCTCCGCTGTGTCGATGCTCAGCCCGATGCAGCCCTGGGATCGATGGGGTCGCCAGACCTTTTAAGAGATCTTGTTGATCGTCAAATTCTTTTGTTGCGGGAGTAG
- a CDS encoding ATP synthase: protein MEDFYRLQRRLLLATVLVSLVTVPIVAFTMNLSVASSVLVGACAGLLYVRLLARSVARLSDQSRGLGRFQLIVPILLVVGAAKLPQLDLLPAFLGFLLYKPALILQHVFDS from the coding sequence CTGGAGGATTTTTACCGTCTTCAGCGCCGTCTGCTGTTAGCCACCGTTCTGGTGTCGCTCGTCACGGTTCCGATCGTGGCCTTCACCATGAATCTTTCAGTTGCTAGCAGTGTTCTTGTGGGTGCATGCGCCGGACTTTTGTACGTGCGTCTTCTTGCCCGCAGTGTGGCCAGGCTCAGTGACCAGTCCCGTGGACTGGGGCGTTTTCAGCTCATCGTTCCAATCCTGCTTGTGGTTGGAGCGGCCAAGCTGCCCCAGCTCGATCTGCTGCCTGCGTTCCTGGGATTCCTTCTCTACAAGCCCGCCCTGATTCTTCAGCACGTCTTCGACAGCTGA